tgtgtggggggggggggggggggggtatcttcgcagtgaaacttttgatgtccacattttcaacatttttgggaaatctttgaacatgttttggtgaaaaaaaagaaatattaaaactgcttcttaagaacatttgcaaaaaaaaaaaaaaaaatcaaccaaaatccagtgaaattcgctggattttggctgatttctttgtgaatgttcttaaagaaaacattagaaattttactgatatatatgtaatcatattagatatttttatgatttctttgaatttcttgccacatttgggggatttttctttttttaaatacaacttttaaaggaaacttttaaggaattactggaattttcttcctgaaggttttgctaattttcagaaatttgggaaatttttttgctgaatttttggattttttttagacaaggaaacaatattgtTTGGTGCaggtaaatgaggacaacaggagggttcacTGTTGCGCTGCAGTGCACCATGGGAGTTCAGGGCGTTGGGGGTTTAAATGCCATTATTGCGTTTTATGTTAGTGTTacggtgtttgtgttttattgtgttttgtagttTAGCCGGCCTAGTTAGTTTAGTTACGTGTTATGTTGTGAGAACCGTGAGTGTGAAATGCGGTGTGTTTGATGATTTAATGccacattttctgtatttctggtctctgtgtgtcaaaataaaaaaatctgctggTTGCAGACTGCATTAAAAAGTAGATATCTTTCACCCAGCATCTTTCTTCAATGCAGCTCGtcacaataataaatacatacaaataCCTATACACCGCAAAATCCTGCGATATAGCAAAAAATATGAGATAcgaaatgcaatttaaaaaccCGTGATACAGCAAGACCGCGAAGAGGGAACTGcgatacacatgcatgcacacacccccacatacacacacaagcatacacccgtacacacacatgcacagatacatgcacacacgcaaacaggaacacacattcatacacacactgcactactgcagtAGACTCTTTATTTATCtatctactaaatattgcactaaCTGATGGTTCAGTGcacatatatttatgttgtaggtttgtatatattgtatatattagtgtgtctctaTATACTTAAATTGTCttttatgaaagtgtttttatattgtcttatggctgaaaccgggaccagggtccaatttcgtattgtttcatgtgcaaatgtggaatgatatgacaataaagaaccttttgacctttgaccttgaCACGGTGAGGGACTACTGTACAACCGGAGATGTAGgctgcttgtgtttgttttgcttttagcCCTGccacagaaaagacagaagtcATAGTTGAGTATAGTGGAGTTAAACCAAGTGAGAAAAATTAGagaataaattttgattgattgattgataaaaATAAGAGATCTGCATGCAAAGTTCAGTACACTGAAGGACCTTTAACTCCTTCTGATCCAAGCAAACCTTTCAACTAATCAGCATTCAAGATACACATAGCTTCATTGCTAATGGACAACACCCTGTTAGTTTATTGGAGGACTACACCCACTCCTGGTTTAATTCCCATAATCCTTCACTCTGCATATACAGACAGCAATACAAACGGACCCCAATTCAGGACCTTGAATCTACATAATCTCTGTAATTGTGCATTGAATAAAATGTTTAGCTTAACTATGTCAAAAAAGTAATATTACCCCTCCGACATGTTCtcatctgcagcatctctgcGTTCCTTCACCATCTTCCTCTTCCAAGCCTCCTTCCCCATCAGTCGGGCtccttcagtctgtctgtctgctgccaTCCAACCACCACTCCTCTTCTTTGATCCTGACAGATGCTGCACCTTCGTCGGCCTGTGTCTCGGTTTCCTATCCACACCAGAGACTTTTAACTTCTGCTGCAGCCTGACCGTTATATCTGAGGTCATGCGTTTGACCTTCCTCCGCCTCTTGAGCGGCCTTCCTGGATTATTCTCAGCGATGGAGTCGGACTCTGGCCAGGACGGCTGCCTCGTCCTGACCGGGCCTCTCATCAGGGAGGACCACTGGTTGGTTGCAGTCATATCATCAGAGTCACTACAGTTGGTCACAGCGGCAGCGATGGCGGAGGAAGAGTTCACCCGGTATTCCTTAGCTTCATCCAAGCTGGACTCCGAGGCCTCGATCCAGCATCGTCTATGCTCCATCGGATAGAGGGAAGATTCGCGAAATCGCTTTCGGCCTCTGCGGCGGCGGATCTGCCGGCGCTGCTGCAGTGGACTCAGGACCATTTCCTCCCACAGCTCCCCCAGCTTACTCTGCTCTGAGGTCTGCTCCAGTGCAGACACCAGGTCCTGCACCAGCTCATCCATCATGATGCTGGAAACCAAGGGCACAACAGAGGAAACATTAGTGGTGTGGTGACAGACATTTAAGCTCTATGGTTAGTGGGACATCATAATAAAAGTGCATTAGCAGGGTGAATTTGTATAAAACCCAgagcaatgacaaaaaaacactgaaaagtgaagccactGATGAAGGGCCTAAAATTGCAAATCTGCTAATGATTTTAGATTTGGGCCTTTTGTGTACAACATTTTAAACACTGAGTCGATGTAAGCTGGACATCATGAAATGTAAATCAATCCTAACCATCGGAGGTTTTATAATAATAGTTGCACCATGGTATAAAAGCACTCAGTGTTTCTtggttttcaggttgttcattcATTGGATTAGCCAAAGGTAACATTCCCATGTGGTTATCTGATATATTTACAACATGGAAGTTGAAATTCCAGaaaatccactgttttattaaagatttcttgaTATCATTACATATCTGTCCATATCTGTTTATCCTTTTACAATTTAACACTGCAATGACCTAAGGAGGCGGTCGCTTGTACCACGAGTGGTTTTCTGTtgacaagcagagagcattgtgggagtttcaATAGCAGctggccaccatgacaaagactgtTGAGGCAGTTAATGGTTTCCGATAAGAGCATTCAAGATGATCCTCAGTCTTCCAGGACAGGTGTTTTTATAATCGAGTGACTAATTTAACCATGCCATTTTTATGGTGCTGCCATATGTCAGTGGTTAAAAATAGTTCTATACATAGATAGAAAAATGTCTGCTAAGGAAACTACATTGTACCAAAgaaagtctcaaaaacacagattcgaACCTCTGAGGTTTCATACATGACTGAACATAAGGAACCAATCGTGTCAGCTTGCATAGTGCAGCTTTTTGCATCATTATTCTGCAGAATTGGGCTCAtgctcatccatccattctatatataccactttatcctcattaggggtgtgtggggctggagtctattctaGCTGACTTGGGGCAACGGcatgggacaccctggacaggtcaccagtctgtcgcagggctacacatagagacaaacaatcacactcacaacAATTTAGAGATGctaattaacctgagcatgtttttgactgtgggaggaagtcgaagaaaacacatgcatgcacagggagaacatgtaactCCATACAGAATGATCCCAGGCCTGGACACGagctggggatcttctagctgcgaggCAACGGTGCTAACTaccacgccactgtgcagcccatgttCAAGCATGTACAGTTAAACTACTCTAATATTACAAGCTTCTTTTGTGTAGCATAAagaagttttacagtgtttgagcacaGACATCAACAGAATTAGACGTTTCTGATCTGCAGTTACGGGCCTCACCAACCTCCCCAGTGATTATTGTTCTCTCAtgaattgtttgttttccatctgctctctctcccctttAATCTCACCCCAACCAgccgaggcagatggccgccctccCTAAACCTCTCTATAGTTTTGTAAGGTCTTCACCTTGCTATGTAAAGTGTCTGGAGTGACTTGCAGAGTCCTGGGTGAGCTGGTTTGCTCGAGCTGGGGCGCATGGAGAAAGAGGTGGGGATCTATAGATACATCTAAGGCACTTTAAAGCAAGGTGTGATTCTTTtgttgtaaaaaacaaaaacaaaaatatataaatatgtagcTTTGACACACAGAGTGAATCTGCagcaataaaatgcaacatCCACATCAATGCAGCAGTAATATTAGtccaacaacattaaaaacagtaataaaatactggaaaggttgtgtttttactttaaatactCCAAATTGTGATGACAATTTGCACATTTGTATTTGAGCAAGGTTTTGAGAGAATATTTGTATAGCAATATTTACAC
This is a stretch of genomic DNA from Acanthochromis polyacanthus isolate Apoly-LR-REF ecotype Palm Island chromosome 1, KAUST_Apoly_ChrSc, whole genome shotgun sequence. It encodes these proteins:
- the LOC110950561 gene encoding G patch domain-containing protein 2-like isoform X3; this encodes MIGPQRGSASGVPAVAKTKQDKLRLVSVQTQTSLASSIMMDELVQDLVSALEQTSEQSKLGELWEEMVLSPLQQRRQIRRRRGRKRFRESSLYPMEHRRCWIEASESSLDEAKEYRVNSSSAIAAAVTNCSDSDDMTATNQWSSLMRGPVRTRQPSWPESDSIAENNPGRPLKRRRKVKRMTSDITVRLQQKLKVSGVDRKPRHRPTKVQHLSGSKKRSGGWMAADRQTEGARLMGKEAWKRKMVKERRDAADENMSEGETSSTCSSDPGLFTNDEGRQGDDEQSDWFFEGDVGVGTGVAGLLPNWDSDNQLTLEDNSPTFLQPARPSDRGYHSRLKRLPGSAACCIRKDRRRLPRKGNSMPVFVERLRHYSQDPYQRDFWLPSVGKRDRSQADKRHATTVVQRKY